One Gadus morhua chromosome 13, gadMor3.0, whole genome shotgun sequence genomic window carries:
- the cav4a gene encoding caveolin-2 → MMRGEDSDEVEIDLSGSEPGTEEDFEERGGPLWRAPEALEDEDNIHTSNLVEISDTRPLINARDPRGINECLQVSFEDVIAEPLSARSTDKVWFWSNALFEVCRVWVYRVVSLLLALPMAFLSGLLFALLSCFHIWMVQPCTRYTLILSYWLQCLWAVLLELLCRPLFTSAGRCCGAFSVHLADE, encoded by the exons ATGATGCGAGGGGAGGATTCGGACGAGGTGGAGATCGATTTGAGCGGCTCGGAGCCTGGCACCGAGGAGGATTTTGAGGAGCGAGGCGGGCCGCTCTGGAGGGCCCCGGAGGCGCTGGAGGACGAAGACAACATCCACACGTCTAACCTGGTGGAGATCAGCGACACCAGGCCCCTGATCAACGCCAGGGACCCGCGAGGGATCAACGAGTGTCTTCAG GTGTCGTTTGAGGACGTGATCGCCGAGCCGCTGTCGGCCCGCAGCACGGACAAGGTGTGGTTCTGGAGCAACGCCCTGTTCGAGGTGTGCCGGGTGTGGGTGTACAGGGTGGTCAGCCTGCTGCTGGCACTGCCCATGGCCTTCCTCTCGGGCCTGCTCTTCGCCCTGCTCAGCTGCTTCCACATCTG gatGGTCCAGCCCTGTACGCGGTACACGCTCATCCTCAGCTACTGGCTGCAGTGCCTGTGGGCcgtgctgctggagctgctctGCCGGCCCCTGTTCACCAGTGCCGGGAGGTGCTGCGGGGCCTTCAGCGTCCACCTGGCGGACGAGTGA